A region from the Bradyrhizobium erythrophlei genome encodes:
- a CDS encoding molybdopterin cofactor-binding domain-containing protein, with the protein MKIKEAPIERLLLAQSGHPVEPRAQPIAFGSYLSQVAEVAVDEKGNVRVERVVCAVDCGLPVNPMMIDAQIQSGTIFGLTAALRGAITIKDGRVEQGNFDSYPPRRIDETPPIETQLVASTADPGGLGEAATAAVAPAVTNAIFSATGRRIRRLPIQPA; encoded by the coding sequence GTGAAAATTAAGGAAGCGCCCATCGAGCGGCTGCTCCTGGCGCAAAGCGGCCATCCAGTAGAGCCTCGCGCCCAACCGATCGCCTTTGGAAGCTATCTTTCGCAAGTGGCGGAGGTGGCCGTCGACGAGAAAGGAAATGTGAGGGTGGAACGTGTTGTCTGCGCGGTGGATTGTGGATTGCCGGTCAATCCGATGATGATCGACGCACAAATACAGAGCGGAACGATCTTCGGACTCACGGCTGCGCTGCGCGGCGCGATAACGATCAAGGACGGCCGAGTCGAACAAGGCAATTTTGACTCTTATCCGCCGCGGCGCATCGATGAAACGCCACCAATCGAGACCCAATTAGTGGCGAGCACGGCTGATCCTGGCGGCTTGGGCGAAGCGGCTACAGCCGCTGTGGCCCCCGCGGTCACGAATGCCATTTTCTCGGCGACGGGGCGCCGCATCAGAAGGCTGCCGATACAGCCGGCCTAA